The Oryctolagus cuniculus chromosome 5, mOryCun1.1, whole genome shotgun sequence genome includes a region encoding these proteins:
- the SMLR1 gene encoding small leucine-rich protein 1, with protein sequence MSSVLSAFVRELPGWFLLSGVFLPVALLLFLLIAYFRIKLIEVNEELSQAPYRSCQQSLKDSSSSHRRMKRRDYRGMTKAKA encoded by the exons ATGAGCTCTGTGCTGTCAGCCTTCGTGAGAGAGCTCCCTGGCTGGTTCCTGCTCTCTGGGGTCTTCCTGCCTGTGGCTTTGCTGCTGTTCCTCCTCATCGCCTACTTCAGGATCAAACTGATTGAGG TTAATGAAGAACTGTCCCAGGCTCCTTATCGTTCCTGCCAACAAAGTCTTAAGGATAGTTCTTCGTCACACCGGAGAATGAAACGGCGTGACTATCGGGGAATGACCAAGGCCAAAGCATGA